The genome window TTGCGATGGACCCACGCCTGAAAATCCTTGAACGAATAGCCGGAGATGCACGGCCACCACGTCTCGGCCCGCACGAGCTCCAGACCGTCGGGATCGCGGCTCTTCTTCGGCCGCGACTGGAACCACTCTTCCCACACCTCCCGGAGCGGAAGCCGGTCCGGCTGCTGCGGCTTGCCATCGAACCGGGGGGACGGAAACCCATAGGTCACCGTTCCGAGGAGCTGCGTCTGATTGTTGTAGGTGTCGGTGACGATCGGCGTCTCGCGGTGCTTGTCGACCAGGTCGTCGAGGTCCTTGAGGCACGCGATGGCGGCGGGGGTGATGACCTTGACCTTGCGGGTCTTCGGCGGCGCGGGCCGGGTCCGCTTCTGCGGGTCCATCAGCCCCAGGCCGTTGTCGAGGGTCAGGACGTTGACCGCCGCCCTGGTCCGGACGATGACGTCGATCTGCTGCCGCTCTTCGGCCGTCGGCTTGGGACGCCGGACGAGGTACTCCTCGACCTGCGTCTGGCAGGCCGCGACCTCCCGCCCCTTCTCGACGAGCTGCCGCAGCGTCTCCAGGCCCGCGAGCCGCTGGTTGGCGTCCTTCGATGCCGCGAGCCGCCCGGCCGAGGCGAGGGCGTCGGCGTCGTTCCGTTTCAAGATGAGGCCGATGACGCCGCTGCGGAGGTCCCCTGCTTTGCGGGTCAGCATCCGCTCCAGCTGCTCGATCTCGGGATCGGTGAGTTCGATCTTCCGGAGCGCGGCGAGCGACGTGGCCCGGACATCGGCGGAGTTGTCTCCGCAAAGCTCGACGAGGGCCGCGCGGGTCGCGGCGTCCCAGCTCTTCTGACTGGTGAAGAGCTCGATCACGTGCCGCCGCCGCCACGAGTCGAGATCCGCGAGATACGGCAGGAGGCGGGTCGGGGGACGGTCCCCCAGGAGACCGAGCAGGCAGCCGGCAGCGGTCTCCCGCCCGACCTTGAGCTTGGTCCACGGCCACAGGATCTCGGGAAGCTCCGCCGCCTTGGCGGGGAGCCGCTCGTACAGCCGCTCGGCCCGTTCGAAGGCGTCGGGCGCCCCCGCGGGGCTCTGCGGTTGCCCCGTCGCGAAGTTCCACTCGTTGGCGCTGGTCAGAACCCGCGTCGCGATCCGCAGGTCCCCGTCATCGCTCGCCTGCCAGGCGGCCGCGTCCGCCTCCGGCAGCCCGAGGTTCTGAAGGTGCGCCAGGGCGGCGAACCGGATCTCCGGGGACTTGTGCTTGAGGAGTTTCTCCGCCGGCGCGATCGACGCGGGGGCGTCCTCAAACGCGATGCACCACAGGGCCAGATAGATCGACTCCGCGTCCGTGCCGGCGAGTGCCTTCTTGCGGGCGGTGGGATCGTCGAGGAGCGCGAGGAGCCGTTCGAGCGTGCGGTTGATCGCCGCCGGGGACTCCGTGTCCCAGCCGTAGCCGAGCCAGACGTCGACCGCGCGGATCACCGCGGCGAACCGCACGAGGTTCTGGTCGACGATGATTCTCAGGATCCGCCGGAATGCCTGCGGGTGAGCGAGGTCGACCGATTCGAGGATCGCCTGCCGCAATCCCTCCTGCCGCTGCGCGGCGAGGAGCATCTTCTCCATCAGCTCCCACCCCTCGAGGCGGGAAGACATCAGCAGCCCGCAGACGACGTGCGGCCCCATCCCGCTGATCTCGTTCTCGTTGCGGGCGCACTGTCCGAGGAGAGCGAACATCGCGTCCCCCGCGGGACCGCCGGCGTCGACGATCGCGGCCGCCAGGGCTCCGATTTGGGTCGCCGAATATCCGTACCCGAGATAAGGGGCCCAGGCGACGAGCCATTCCGGACGCAGCACGTCTTCCCGGTACTGCTCCGCCTGCCGGAGGAGGGCGTCCAACCAGATCCAGCGGACCTCGAGCGTCGCCTCCGGGCGGCCGGGAGCGCGAAACGCCTTCTTGGTGTGGCTGTGCTGGTAGGGTCCCGACTTGCGGCTGTGCCAGCCGGCCGCGATCTCGTCCGTCAGGTGTGGAAAGTAGACCTTCAGGACCTGGAGCCGCTCCTTCTCCGAGAGGGCGTCGAACTCTTCGAACGCCTCCTTCTGCCGTTCGCGGTTCGAGTTCGTCCGGCGGATGGCTTGTCCCTGCCCATCGAGGTCCCGCAGGCCGAACGCCGTCGCGGCGAGGCGCTTCGGCAGCCGGAGGATCTGGTCGGCGAACCGGGGCCTGTCGTCGTTCGAATCCGCGTCGGGAACCTCGAACTCCTTGAGCCGTTCGCGAGCAACTTCGGCCTTCAGCACGTCGGACTCCAATCACGAAAGGGGGAGAGGAGAAGAGGGAGCGGCCCCGGGCGGATGCCGCACTCTGACGGGAGACTGTGAAGAGACGTTGAACCGTAGCGACCGGGCGGCCGGTTCGCCCGGACCGATTATCCGCCGGCCAGGAGCGTGAGCCGGATGAACGTGATCCGGCTGTCGTCCTGGAGGGGAATCAGCTGGTCGAGCCCCGTGTAGTCGATGCCGTCGACCACCACGAGGAAGAGGCCGTCCTGGAAGGCCTGCAGGGCCGTGGCGACCGCGGCGTCGGGATCGACCGGCTGCTGAGGGACTTCGCTCCCACCCATCGCGATCCGGCCCCGCTCGGCCGCCTCGTCGATCTGCCGGGCCGTCAGGACGCGGACGAGCTGGTCCTGCTGCTGCCGCTGGCGGAAGGCTTCGACCTGATCCCGGACGACGCGGTCGAGGATGCTCCTCAGAGGAGTCCCTTCCGGACGCGAGACCTCCTCCGGCAATGGCCACGACCAGTCCGCAAAGAGGGGCCGCCTCTGCCCCAGCGACTTCCCCGACACGACCGGCATCGTCCGCCCTCCTGTGCCCTGGATTCTTGCTCAGCGAACTCAGTCTGTCGGGCCACCCTCCCGCCGAGCAAGCGAGGCGGGGCGTTCGCCGGATGTTGATCAGGCATGGCGCCACTTCACCGGGGTCCAGGGGTCACCCTGGTGGGGGATGCAAGGGGACCACGCCCCCTTGCCCGCCGGAGGCTTGTCTCGTCGGACACTGTCTGAATCGGACGTTGTCTGAAGGAGATCGTGTCCAAGCGCGGACAACGTGTCGGATGCCCCCTCGCCAACCCGCGGGGACTACGGAGCGAGCGTGGAGTCCTCGACGCCGGTCCCACAATGGGTACATCCGTTGCTTGCCCCGGTTCCTCATGGAAGCGCCTCCGGCGTCAAGGACGCAATTCGAGCCAGCCGGACAAGACATTTTCCATCCTTTCCCTTCACAGACCGTCATTCGAAGAAGGCACCCCATCAGGGAGCTGACGCTCCCCGCTCGCCGGGATCTTGGGCCTGTCCCGGTGCTGGTATCGGCGGACTTTGCCGCTCGGCGGAACTTGATTCCGATTCAATCCGGCGGGGCGGTTTTGCCGATATGGAGGTGTCTGCGCTGGAAAAGTCTCCTCAACCGTGCTGACCGGACTTCCGGAGGCACCTGTCTCCGAGCATTTGCTCGAGCCGGCGCAGAACTCATCGAGGCAGGACATCCTGCGGACACGGATGAACATGGCACGGTTGATGTGGTTGTGCGTCGCGGTCGGCTCGCTGAGCCTGCCTTGGACGTTGCTGGCTGGCGAAGAGATCCCCCCCGCACCGGCGGCGACGATCGAATTGCCGCCCGCTGCCGAGGCGGCATTCTCCGAGTCCGGCGGCGGGACCGCCGCGGTCCCGGAATTCTTTGCCGACTCCTCCGGCGAGATCGTCACCGTTCCGCAGGAGCCGGACTTCGATTCGCTGATGCGGCGGCTGGCCGAACTCGAGAAGTCGGAGCGGAAGCGGACCGACTCCGACAAGAAGCGGGCCGACGAGGACAAGAAGAAAAAGGAGGCCGACGCCAAGAAGCCGACCGTGAAGTGGTCGGGGCAGCTTCAGGCGGACTTCTACTTCTTCGATCAGGACGAGGTGAGCCAGGACACCTACGGCGACATCCAGAACGGCGAAGCATTCCGCCGGGCGCGACTCGCGATGCTGGGAGACTATGGCCCGGCGGAGTACCGGATCGAAATGGACTTCGCGCTCCCCGGCCGGCCGTCGTTCCTCGACGTCTATGCCGGCCTGCACGATGTTCCGCTGCTCCAGCGGGTCCGTGTCGGGCACTTCTTCGAGCCGTTCAGCCTGGAGCGGCTCACGCCGAACCGGTACGTCACGTTCATGGAGCGCGGGTTGCCGGACCAGCCGTTCGCTCCGGCCCGTAACACCGGCATCATGGCCAACGGGACATGCTTCGATGAGCGTTCCGCCTGGGGCGTCGGCTTCTTCCGCTCCGACAGCGATGTGTTCGGGGACGAGGTGGGGGACAATTTCGAGAGTGCGGTCACCGGCCGCATGACGTACCTCCCCTACTACGAGGAGGCGTGCGAGTCCGCCGAGTACGTTCACCTGGGAGCGGCTTACAGCATCCGCGGAGCGAATGCCGGTCAGGTGCGGTTTCGTTCTCAGCCTGAGGCCCGGATTGGTGCCGCGACGCCGAACGTGCCGTTCTTTGTCGACACGGGGAACATTGCGGCGGACTTCTTTCAGTTGATGGGGACGGAGTTTGCGTGGGTCAACGGTCCGTTCTCACTGCAGAGCGAGTTCATGCTGGTTCCGGTCGACGCGACGGCGCAGGGGGACCTGTTTTTCCATGCGTGGTATGTGACCGCCAGTTATTTTCTGACGGGGGAGTATCGGCCTTACAACAAGAAGTTCGGTGTGTTTGACCGGGTGACGCCGAGGCGGGATTTCATGCGGTATGTGGGGAAGCCGGAGGACAAGTGTACGGAGTTCGGTCCGGGGGCGTGGGAGCTGGCGATGCGGCTCTCGCACATTGACCTGAATGACAAGGGGGTCCGGGGTGGGGAGTTGACGGACCTGACCGTGGGTGCGAACTGGTATCTGAATCCGTATCTGCGGGTGACGTTCAATTACATTCATGCGTTTGCGAACAATCCGACGGACGGGCAGTCGGGGACGAATATTTTTGCAACGCGTGTCGGCTTCGAGTTTTAAGACGACGGACAACAAATGCCGCCCCAACCGGGTCCAGGAGCCCCCTGGTGGGGAGTGTAGAGGGGGCCTGTGGGGAGGCGGAAGGGGTTCAGGCTGAAGGCGGAAGGTAGAGCGGCGCAACTCAGAATCATTTGGCCCTGATCGGGTCCAGGGGCACCCTGGTCAGGGGATGCAAGGGGGAGAATCCCCTTTGCCCGCCGGAGGCCTGGCCTGTCTCGCTCTCTCTGAAAGAGCGAGGGTCCAAACGCGGACAACGTGCCGTATGCCCCCTCACCAACCCGCGGGGATTGCGAAGCGAGCGGTGAGTCCACAACGCCGGTACCACAAAACGGTCGCCCGTTGTGTACCGCGGTTCCTCATCGAAGCGCCTCCGGCGGCAAGGGGGCGAGGCCCCCTTGACCCCAGTGGCCGTCGCACAATGGGTTTGAGTTAGCAGCGTCGTGCCGGCAAGGACGATGTCTGAGAAAAGAAGACCTCACGTCTCCTCGCTTGACGGGCCGGTGCCAAACGCGGACCGTCATCGGACCCGTTCCTTAGCGCCCCATGAGCCTCCCATGACCAGCCGCATCGCGCTCGCCTGGTGCCTATCCCTCGTCCTCGGAACCGCCTCACCACTGCGCTCCGCGGAAACGAAAAAGCCGAACGTCCTCTTCATCGCCATCGACGACCAGAACGACTGGATCGGCACCCTCGGCGGACACCCGCTCGTCAAGACCCCCAACATCGACCGCCTCGCCGCCCGCGGAACGGTGTTCCTCAACGCCCACTGCCAGGCACCGCTGTGCAATCCCTCGCGGACCAGCCTGATGCTCAGCCTCCGCCCCACCACAACGGGGATCTACGGACTCGCCCCCTGGTTCCGCACCCTCGATGACTGGAAGGACCGCGTCGCCCTCCCGCAGCACTTCAAAGCCAACGGCTATCGCACCCTGACCGTCGGCAAGATCTACCACGGCGGCGTCGGCGGCCCGAAACTCCGCGAAAAGGAGTTCGACGTCTGGGGAGCCGCGGGAGGAGTCGGAGCGAAGCCCGAGAAGAAACTCATCCCGCCGACCCCAATGGGGGACCACCCCCTCATGGACTGGGGCGTCTTCCCGCACCGCGATGAAGACAAAGGGGACTATCAGGTTGCCACCTGGGCGGTCGAGCAGATCCGCTCCGCCCCGAAGGACGAGCCGTTCTTCCTGGCGGCGGGCTTCTTCCTCCCGCACGTCCCCTGCTACGTCACGCAGAAGTGGTTCGACCTCTATCCGGACGACGACGCCATCCTGCCGCCGGTCCAGGAGAACGACCGCGACGACACCCCCCGGTTCTCGTGGTACCTCCACTGGAGCCTCCCCGAACCGCGGCTGAAGTGGGTTCGGGAAAACGGCCAGTGGCGGAATCTCGTCCGGTCCTACCTCGCCAGCACGAGTTTCGTCGACGCGCAGGTCGGCCGGCTGATGGCCGCCCTCGACGAAGCGGGACTGGCCGAGAACACGGTCGTCGTCCTGTGGGGGGACCACGGCTGGCATCTCGGCGAGAAACAGATCACCGGCAAGAACACCCTGTGGGACCGGTCGACCCGCGTCCCGCTGATCTTCGCCGGCCCGGGAGTCACGCCGGGCGGACGCTGCTCGCGCCCCGCCGAGCTCCTCGACATCTATCCCACCCTGATCGACCTGTGCGGGCTTCCCAAGCGCGACGATCTCGAAGGGATCAGCCTGCTCCCGCAGCTCCGAGACCCCGCCGCCCCGCAGGAGCGGCCGGCCATCACGTCGCACAACCAGGGGAACCACGGAATCCGCAGCGAACGCTGGCGATACATTCGCTACGCCGACGGAAGCGAGGAGCTATACGACCTCCAGACCGATCCGCACGAATGGGAGAACATCGTTTCCAAACCCGCGGGGGCCGCGATTGCGGAGGAGCATCGCCGCTGGATCCCGGACGTCGACGTCCCGCCGGCCCCGCAGAGCGCCCAGCGGGTCTTGACTTTTGACCGGCAAAGGGACGAAGCGGTGTGGGAAGGAACCAAAGTGCATCGAAACGATGCGATTCCCGAGTGATTCCGCCGAAACTGGGATTCTAGAAAACCCGAGCTGATGCGATTTGACAAATAATTCATCAGTACGGTAGGCTAACTGTCCACGTCTTCAAAAATTCGTATAACTGCTGTTGAGTAGGTTGTGATGCGCTCCCATTGCTCCCTCCAGTTGTTGTTGCTTGCGCTGTGCATGAGCGCGGGGTGTTCTGAACCTCCGCCGCC of Planctomyces sp. SH-PL14 contains these proteins:
- a CDS encoding sulfatase, with the protein product MTSRIALAWCLSLVLGTASPLRSAETKKPNVLFIAIDDQNDWIGTLGGHPLVKTPNIDRLAARGTVFLNAHCQAPLCNPSRTSLMLSLRPTTTGIYGLAPWFRTLDDWKDRVALPQHFKANGYRTLTVGKIYHGGVGGPKLREKEFDVWGAAGGVGAKPEKKLIPPTPMGDHPLMDWGVFPHRDEDKGDYQVATWAVEQIRSAPKDEPFFLAAGFFLPHVPCYVTQKWFDLYPDDDAILPPVQENDRDDTPRFSWYLHWSLPEPRLKWVRENGQWRNLVRSYLASTSFVDAQVGRLMAALDEAGLAENTVVVLWGDHGWHLGEKQITGKNTLWDRSTRVPLIFAGPGVTPGGRCSRPAELLDIYPTLIDLCGLPKRDDLEGISLLPQLRDPAAPQERPAITSHNQGNHGIRSERWRYIRYADGSEELYDLQTDPHEWENIVSKPAGAAIAEEHRRWIPDVDVPPAPQSAQRVLTFDRQRDEAVWEGTKVHRNDAIPE
- a CDS encoding OprO/OprP family phosphate-selective porin encodes the protein MARLMWLCVAVGSLSLPWTLLAGEEIPPAPAATIELPPAAEAAFSESGGGTAAVPEFFADSSGEIVTVPQEPDFDSLMRRLAELEKSERKRTDSDKKRADEDKKKKEADAKKPTVKWSGQLQADFYFFDQDEVSQDTYGDIQNGEAFRRARLAMLGDYGPAEYRIEMDFALPGRPSFLDVYAGLHDVPLLQRVRVGHFFEPFSLERLTPNRYVTFMERGLPDQPFAPARNTGIMANGTCFDERSAWGVGFFRSDSDVFGDEVGDNFESAVTGRMTYLPYYEEACESAEYVHLGAAYSIRGANAGQVRFRSQPEARIGAATPNVPFFVDTGNIAADFFQLMGTEFAWVNGPFSLQSEFMLVPVDATAQGDLFFHAWYVTASYFLTGEYRPYNKKFGVFDRVTPRRDFMRYVGKPEDKCTEFGPGAWELAMRLSHIDLNDKGVRGGELTDLTVGANWYLNPYLRVTFNYIHAFANNPTDGQSGTNIFATRVGFEF